In Microbacterium sp. SLBN-146, one genomic interval encodes:
- a CDS encoding DUF4229 domain-containing protein: protein MGGVKARSVLLYTVLRLLAFLVPFGIMMLFPFFQEYYWLAAIFAALIGLSLSVLFLRRPLEQVSVGLAERRAALRDETSDEDVEDAATDR from the coding sequence ATGGGAGGTGTGAAAGCCCGGTCCGTCCTGCTCTATACCGTGCTGCGACTTCTCGCCTTCCTGGTGCCCTTCGGGATCATGATGCTCTTCCCGTTCTTCCAGGAGTACTACTGGCTCGCGGCGATCTTCGCCGCCCTCATCGGCCTCAGCCTCTCGGTGCTGTTCCTGCGGCGCCCGCTCGAGCAGGTCTCGGTGGGACTCGCCGAGCGACGCGCGGCACTGCGCGACGAGACCAGTGACGAAGACGTCGAGGATGCTGCGACCGACCGCTGA
- a CDS encoding alpha/beta hydrolase, which yields MSDEWVPDVLGEPFEQLTLPLGTDEEGEVVATLVRLLPSAAPFGGLFGDHRPFADVDVLYVHGWSDYFFQARLARYWADRGARFYALDLRKYGRSLRDGQTAGFITDLSHYDADIGAGLEAMGRSADGGGERRLVLLGHSTGGLTLSLWAARHPDAVSAVILNSPWLEFQLSAATRAAIAPMLGLHSRLRPLDLWPQVDAGFYSRAQTEVADPDDPVSINTVWRPEQTMPVHVAWMNAVIAGHTKVSAGLGIPAPVCVLLSARTVPPTRWGEDLTSADTVLVVDDIARASLKLGPSVTVERIDGALHDVFLSRHDARDQAYRRLDRWAMGMLRRH from the coding sequence ATGTCCGACGAGTGGGTTCCCGACGTTCTGGGGGAGCCGTTCGAGCAGCTGACGCTGCCGCTCGGAACGGACGAGGAGGGCGAGGTCGTTGCGACGCTCGTTCGCCTTCTGCCGTCTGCGGCACCGTTCGGCGGCCTGTTCGGTGACCATCGTCCGTTCGCCGATGTCGATGTGCTCTACGTGCACGGCTGGTCGGACTACTTCTTCCAGGCGCGCTTGGCGCGATACTGGGCGGATCGCGGTGCGCGGTTCTACGCGCTGGATCTGCGGAAGTACGGTCGGAGTCTCCGTGACGGACAGACCGCGGGCTTCATCACCGACTTGAGCCACTACGACGCCGACATCGGTGCAGGCCTCGAAGCGATGGGTCGATCGGCCGACGGTGGAGGTGAACGGCGGCTCGTGCTGCTCGGGCATTCGACGGGCGGGCTGACGCTGAGCCTGTGGGCTGCGCGGCATCCGGATGCCGTGAGCGCCGTCATCCTCAACAGTCCGTGGTTGGAGTTCCAGCTGAGTGCGGCCACGCGCGCCGCGATCGCTCCGATGCTGGGTCTCCACTCGCGCCTTCGGCCGCTCGATCTCTGGCCGCAGGTGGATGCCGGGTTCTATTCGCGTGCCCAGACCGAGGTCGCGGACCCCGACGATCCGGTGTCGATCAATACCGTGTGGCGACCGGAGCAGACGATGCCCGTGCACGTCGCCTGGATGAATGCCGTCATCGCAGGACACACGAAGGTCTCGGCAGGACTCGGGATTCCCGCGCCGGTCTGCGTGCTCCTGTCGGCCCGCACTGTTCCGCCGACACGATGGGGTGAGGATCTCACGTCGGCCGACACGGTGCTCGTCGTCGATGACATCGCGCGAGCGTCGTTAAAGCTCGGGCCCTCGGTGACCGTCGAGCGGATCGACGGCGCCCTGCACGACGTGTTCCTCTCGCGACACGACGCGCGCGACCAGGCCTATCGGCGTCTCGATCGCTGGGCGATGGGGATGCTGCGCCGCCACTGA
- a CDS encoding PLD nuclease N-terminal domain-containing protein, with protein MDNVARALLIFALVATVFWVFTIVDCAVQPPTRHRGVSKPVWIAIVVLIPVLGGILWLTIGRVRRSAVLVYQAPDDDPDFLGSLGGITDQDERIRRLEEELAQLDSEDDDPRWQDPPVGGTPDPGPTPRTDGDDDSRGQRGAVN; from the coding sequence ATGGACAACGTGGCACGAGCGCTCCTGATCTTCGCGCTGGTGGCGACCGTGTTCTGGGTCTTCACCATCGTCGACTGTGCTGTGCAACCGCCCACCCGCCATCGCGGCGTGAGCAAGCCCGTCTGGATCGCGATCGTCGTGCTGATCCCCGTTCTGGGTGGCATCCTGTGGCTCACGATCGGCCGCGTCCGCCGGTCCGCCGTGCTCGTCTACCAGGCCCCCGACGACGACCCCGACTTCCTCGGGAGCCTCGGCGGGATCACCGATCAGGACGAGCGGATCCGCCGGCTGGAAGAAGAGCTCGCGCAGCTCGATTCCGAAGACGACGACCCGCGATGGCAGGATCCGCCCGTCGGCGGTACGCCCGACCCAGGGCCCACGCCGCGGACCGACGGAGACGACGACTCCCGCGGTCAGCGCGGGGCCGTCAACTGA
- a CDS encoding polyphosphate kinase 2 family protein → MTATSQKDWTTDVREILRVGPGFRLSDVDADSSPGHNGDKDAGGRDLEAGVAQLEEYQERLFAASRSEATDASVLLVLQAMDTAGKGGIIRHVVGSVDPQGIMLTAFKKPTPEELAHDFLWRIEKRAPTPGMIGVFDRSQYEDVLIGRVRELAPPAEIERRYGAINDFEKRLSDAGTRIVKVMLHISPEEQKERLAERLERPDKHWKFNPGDIDERALWPAYMDAYQTVFDRTSTDHAPWYVIPANRKWYARLAVQALLLEALEDIDPQWPAATFDVEAEKARLAAS, encoded by the coding sequence ATGACAGCGACGAGTCAGAAGGATTGGACGACCGATGTCCGCGAGATCCTCCGGGTCGGCCCGGGCTTCCGACTCTCCGATGTCGATGCGGATTCCTCGCCGGGCCACAACGGCGACAAAGACGCCGGCGGCCGCGATCTGGAGGCAGGGGTCGCGCAGCTCGAGGAGTACCAGGAGCGGCTCTTCGCGGCATCCCGATCTGAAGCGACCGACGCGAGCGTCCTGCTCGTGCTGCAGGCGATGGACACCGCGGGGAAGGGCGGCATCATCCGGCACGTCGTCGGATCGGTCGATCCGCAGGGGATCATGCTGACGGCATTCAAGAAGCCGACGCCCGAAGAACTCGCCCACGACTTCCTGTGGCGCATCGAGAAGCGTGCGCCGACTCCCGGCATGATCGGCGTGTTCGACCGATCGCAGTATGAAGACGTCTTGATCGGACGAGTGCGCGAACTCGCGCCGCCCGCGGAGATCGAGCGACGCTACGGCGCGATCAACGACTTCGAGAAGCGGCTCTCCGACGCCGGGACCCGCATCGTGAAAGTGATGCTGCACATCTCGCCCGAGGAGCAGAAGGAACGCCTCGCTGAACGGCTCGAGCGCCCCGACAAGCACTGGAAGTTCAATCCCGGCGACATCGACGAGCGCGCGCTGTGGCCCGCGTACATGGACGCGTACCAGACCGTGTTCGATCGGACGTCGACCGATCACGCGCCCTGGTACGTGATCCCCGCGAACCGCAAGTGGTACGCGCGTCTCGCGGTCCAGGCGCTCCTGCTCGAAGCCCTCGAAGACATCGATCCCCAGTGGCCCGCGGCGACCTTCGACGTGGAGGCCGAGAAGGCGCGCCTCGCGGCGTCCTAG
- a CDS encoding DUF402 domain-containing protein encodes MDRPAPGTRLIFRWRKWDGGPHWVHDCVYLGSDQWGDWFGQPTGWRSSRPGRDHVAGGPNVTLLPPSGDYALTVNLAPPASYRIYIDIAWDVRWDGGEPTGIDMDLDVIRAIDSRGVWIDDRDEWDEHRVAYGYPLDVVAELEALAVDLERRVQGREAPFDDATGDAWLARLASMDLS; translated from the coding sequence ATGGATCGCCCCGCCCCCGGTACCCGGCTGATCTTCCGCTGGCGGAAGTGGGACGGCGGACCGCACTGGGTGCACGACTGCGTCTACCTCGGGTCGGACCAGTGGGGCGACTGGTTCGGTCAGCCGACGGGCTGGCGCAGTTCGAGGCCGGGACGCGATCACGTCGCGGGCGGCCCGAACGTGACGCTCCTCCCGCCGAGCGGCGACTACGCGCTCACCGTCAACCTCGCCCCGCCCGCGTCGTATCGCATCTACATCGACATCGCATGGGATGTCCGCTGGGATGGCGGTGAGCCGACCGGCATCGACATGGATCTCGACGTCATCCGCGCGATCGACAGCCGTGGGGTTTGGATCGACGACCGCGACGAATGGGACGAGCACCGCGTCGCCTACGGCTATCCGCTCGACGTCGTCGCCGAACTCGAAGCGCTCGCCGTCGACCTCGAGCGTCGTGTCCAGGGTCGCGAGGCGCCCTTCGACGATGCGACGGGGGATGCCTGGCTGGCACGGCTGGCATCCATGGACCTGTCCTAA
- the menD gene encoding 2-succinyl-5-enolpyruvyl-6-hydroxy-3-cyclohexene-1-carboxylic-acid synthase → MSAGETAHDSRAIASPATDAAAALLCALVERGVRHIVLSPGSRSQALALMAAEFERRGLVRLHVRIDERVAGFTALGLGRETRMPAAVVCTSGTAAANLLPAALEAHHAGVPLLLLTADRPLELRGVGANQTTRQPGMFSPNMRYEADLPAPEETDPDGTGEQSAMLRAVAAEAVAAALGEGLRSAGPVHLNLPYREPLAGDLPQWIGVPESELGAASDTDADEVPPVDVVAEGEVFGALYQGGGGIGQADLPAEPDDDPWVIERGPRTIVVAGADAGVEAEAIAHAGGWPLVAEIVSGARFGRYLMHGYRALLSDPDLGSRVERVIVLGHPTLSREVTRLLSRADVEVVALRGPGEPLNLNGRTTPVDAIAVAAGDSDREWLGAWLRASRAASVDLTPPAPDAAALSSAEPSTRLGAIAAELDVIRAPLDREALVDAVWRATWPHDRLVFGSSRLVRVADAVLGGKKVPVHANRGLAGIDGTVATATGVALARAGHPGVTRVLLGDLALLHDVGALLLPPVEDEPRIQVIVGNDGGGTIFDGLEVADVASREAMDRVLYTPQTARFAELALAYGWEYQRVTTRTALDQALTSPVGGRQIIEVPLPR, encoded by the coding sequence GTGTCCGCCGGTGAGACCGCGCACGATTCGCGCGCCATCGCCTCTCCCGCGACCGACGCCGCAGCCGCTCTGCTGTGCGCGCTCGTCGAGCGCGGTGTCCGTCACATCGTCCTGAGCCCGGGATCACGCTCGCAGGCGCTCGCCCTCATGGCGGCTGAATTCGAGCGCCGAGGGCTCGTCCGGCTCCATGTGCGGATCGACGAGCGGGTCGCGGGCTTCACGGCACTCGGACTGGGGCGCGAGACGCGGATGCCGGCGGCCGTCGTCTGCACGTCGGGCACGGCTGCGGCGAACCTCCTCCCCGCGGCCCTCGAGGCCCACCACGCGGGCGTCCCGCTCCTCTTGCTGACCGCCGATCGGCCCCTCGAACTGCGTGGCGTCGGCGCCAACCAGACGACGCGTCAGCCCGGCATGTTCTCGCCGAACATGCGATACGAAGCAGACCTCCCCGCGCCGGAGGAGACCGATCCCGACGGGACGGGCGAGCAGAGCGCGATGCTCCGCGCCGTCGCCGCCGAGGCCGTCGCCGCGGCGCTCGGCGAAGGCCTGCGTTCGGCGGGCCCCGTGCACCTCAACCTCCCCTACCGCGAGCCGCTCGCGGGCGACCTGCCGCAGTGGATCGGCGTGCCCGAGTCCGAGCTGGGCGCGGCATCCGACACCGATGCCGACGAGGTTCCGCCGGTCGACGTCGTCGCCGAGGGCGAGGTCTTCGGCGCGCTGTACCAGGGTGGTGGCGGCATCGGACAGGCCGACCTTCCCGCCGAACCCGACGACGACCCCTGGGTCATCGAGCGAGGCCCGCGAACCATCGTCGTCGCGGGCGCCGACGCGGGCGTCGAGGCCGAAGCGATCGCGCACGCGGGCGGCTGGCCGCTCGTCGCCGAGATCGTCAGCGGGGCGCGCTTCGGTCGCTACCTCATGCACGGATACCGCGCGCTGCTCTCCGACCCCGACCTGGGTTCGCGGGTCGAGCGGGTCATCGTGCTCGGGCACCCGACGCTGTCCCGCGAGGTCACGCGGCTCCTTTCGCGCGCGGACGTCGAGGTCGTCGCGCTCCGCGGACCCGGCGAGCCCCTCAACCTCAACGGCCGGACGACCCCCGTCGACGCCATCGCGGTGGCCGCGGGTGACTCCGACCGCGAATGGCTGGGGGCCTGGCTGCGGGCGTCGCGCGCGGCATCCGTCGATCTGACTCCGCCGGCACCGGATGCTGCGGCGCTCTCCTCCGCCGAGCCCTCGACGCGGCTCGGGGCGATCGCGGCCGAACTCGACGTCATCCGCGCCCCGCTCGATCGCGAGGCGCTCGTCGATGCCGTGTGGCGGGCGACCTGGCCCCATGACCGGCTCGTCTTCGGATCGTCGCGGCTCGTGCGGGTGGCCGATGCCGTGCTGGGTGGCAAGAAGGTCCCCGTGCACGCCAACCGCGGACTCGCCGGCATCGACGGGACGGTCGCGACGGCCACGGGGGTCGCGCTCGCGCGCGCGGGGCACCCCGGCGTCACGCGCGTCCTCCTCGGCGACCTGGCGCTCCTCCACGACGTCGGGGCGCTCCTTCTGCCACCGGTCGAGGACGAGCCGCGCATTCAAGTCATCGTCGGGAACGACGGCGGCGGAACGATCTTCGACGGCCTCGAGGTGGCGGACGTCGCGTCGCGTGAAGCGATGGATCGCGTTCTCTACACGCCGCAGACGGCCCGTTTCGCGGAGCTCGCTCTCGCGTACGGCTGGGAGTATCAGCGCGTCACGACGCGGACGGCGCTCGATCAGGCACTGACATCGCCGGTCGGGGGACGCCAGATCATCGAGGTCCCGCTTCCTCGCTGA
- a CDS encoding polyprenyl synthetase family protein, which produces MTPSASDSRIAGKLGLTDRIFAGPRSRRLMSTVEKGLQRVDETLAAELRITDAIADAPSRYLYEAGGKRVRPMLALLTSQLGDGATDAVIQAATALELTHLGSLYHDDVMDAADKRRGVPSAHAVWGNNVAILTGDLLFSRASQIMARNGEKAIQLQADTFERLVLGQMHETVGAQPGDDRVAFYLQVLSDKTGSLIAAAAQSGILFSNGPEELEQPLVVFGEKAGVAFQLLDDVIDLSADPAETGKVPGTDLRAGVPTMPYLLLREKTDAASVALRETIDEGVDRIADGADIAILDEPLALLREHAATEETLDLAHAWSREAIDALAPVPDGPVREALTRFAQAVADRSS; this is translated from the coding sequence GTGACTCCCTCAGCGTCGGACTCGCGGATCGCGGGCAAGCTGGGCCTCACCGACCGCATCTTCGCGGGGCCTCGATCGCGGCGCCTCATGTCGACGGTCGAAAAGGGGCTCCAGCGCGTCGACGAGACCCTTGCGGCGGAACTGCGCATCACCGATGCGATCGCCGATGCGCCCTCGCGCTATCTCTACGAAGCGGGGGGAAAGCGCGTTCGTCCGATGCTGGCTCTGCTGACCTCTCAACTCGGCGACGGCGCGACCGATGCGGTCATCCAGGCGGCGACGGCTCTCGAGCTGACGCACCTCGGTTCGCTCTACCACGACGACGTGATGGATGCCGCGGACAAGCGCCGTGGTGTGCCCAGTGCGCACGCCGTGTGGGGCAACAACGTCGCGATCCTCACGGGCGACCTCCTCTTCTCGCGTGCGAGCCAGATCATGGCGCGAAACGGCGAGAAGGCGATCCAGCTGCAGGCCGACACGTTCGAGCGTCTCGTCCTCGGACAGATGCACGAGACGGTCGGAGCGCAGCCGGGCGACGATCGTGTCGCGTTCTACCTCCAGGTCCTCTCCGACAAGACGGGGTCGCTCATCGCGGCTGCCGCGCAGTCGGGCATCCTCTTCTCCAACGGGCCCGAAGAGCTCGAGCAGCCGCTCGTCGTCTTCGGCGAGAAGGCCGGTGTCGCCTTCCAGCTGCTCGATGACGTCATCGACCTCTCCGCCGATCCCGCCGAGACCGGGAAGGTGCCCGGCACCGATCTGCGTGCCGGAGTGCCGACGATGCCGTACCTGCTTCTTCGCGAGAAGACCGACGCTGCGTCGGTTGCGCTCCGCGAGACGATCGACGAGGGTGTCGATCGCATCGCCGATGGCGCCGACATCGCGATCCTCGACGAACCGCTCGCGCTCCTCCGTGAGCACGCCGCGACGGAAGAGACCCTCGATCTCGCGCACGCGTGGTCGCGCGAAGCCATCGACGCCCTCGCCCCCGTGCCAGACGGCCCGGTGCGCGAAGCGCTCACACGCTTCGCGCAGGCCGTCGCCGATCGCTCCAGCTAG
- a CDS encoding 1,4-dihydroxy-2-naphthoate polyprenyltransferase — MAGTSSKKRKRPAPKKRPVRGNPQKPRETGDPRRVEKATPRDWIGAARLRTLPLAIAPVLLGTGAAMVVVDEFHWVIALFCLLVAVALQIGVNYANDYSDGIRGTDDVRVGPARLTASGSAKPRTVAIVALAFFAIAAVAGLALTIRTQQWWFLVIGALCLLAAWFYTGGKRPYGYFGLGEVFVFVFFGLVATLGTTWVQAFTLPQEAWFGAVAAGLFACAVLLANNLRDIDQDRAAGKRTLTVLVGRTATRVLFTLFVLLPFLIAGFLAMFYPIAWLSLIVLLPVLAAILIVWTYRLPRELVVALGLTSLSSLAYAGLLFWAFVG; from the coding sequence GTGGCAGGAACCTCCAGCAAGAAGCGCAAACGTCCGGCTCCCAAGAAGCGGCCCGTCCGCGGCAATCCGCAGAAGCCCCGCGAGACGGGCGACCCGCGCCGCGTCGAGAAGGCGACGCCGCGTGACTGGATCGGCGCCGCACGGCTGCGGACGCTCCCTCTCGCGATCGCCCCCGTCCTCCTCGGTACGGGTGCCGCGATGGTCGTCGTCGACGAATTCCACTGGGTCATCGCCCTCTTCTGCCTCCTCGTCGCTGTCGCGCTCCAGATCGGCGTCAACTACGCCAACGACTACAGCGACGGCATCCGCGGGACGGACGACGTCCGTGTCGGCCCCGCGCGTTTGACGGCATCGGGGAGCGCGAAGCCCCGCACGGTCGCGATCGTGGCGCTCGCCTTCTTCGCGATCGCCGCCGTCGCAGGTCTTGCCCTCACGATCCGCACGCAGCAGTGGTGGTTCCTCGTGATCGGGGCCCTCTGCCTCCTCGCAGCGTGGTTCTACACGGGCGGGAAGCGCCCCTACGGCTACTTCGGGCTCGGCGAGGTCTTCGTCTTCGTCTTCTTCGGACTCGTCGCAACACTCGGAACGACGTGGGTACAAGCCTTCACGCTCCCGCAGGAGGCGTGGTTCGGCGCCGTTGCGGCGGGCCTCTTCGCGTGCGCCGTCCTGCTGGCGAACAACCTCCGCGACATCGACCAGGACCGCGCCGCAGGCAAGCGCACGCTGACGGTGCTCGTCGGGCGCACCGCGACGCGTGTGCTCTTCACGCTCTTCGTGCTGCTTCCGTTCCTCATCGCGGGATTCCTCGCGATGTTCTATCCGATCGCGTGGCTGAGCCTCATCGTGCTGCTCCCCGTGCTCGCGGCGATCCTCATCGTCTGGACCTACCGGCTGCCGCGCGAACTCGTCGTCGCCCTCGGCCTGACGTCGCTGTCGTCGCTCGCTTACGCCGGGTTGCTCTTCTGGGCCTTCGTCGGCTGA
- a CDS encoding FAD-dependent oxidoreductase — MTKLRLAIVGAGPAGIYAADILLKAERKFDVSIDLFEQLPAPYGLVRYGVAPDHPRIKGVVSALRDVLDRGDIRIFGNVRFGQDITLDDLKSHYNAVIFSTGAILDADLDLPGIDAKGSYGAADFVSWFDGHPDVPREWPLEAESIAVIGNGNVALDVARMLAKHPIDLLPTEVPANVYEGLEASPVTDVHVFGRRGPAQVKFTPLELRELGELRDVDMVVYDEDFDYDDASRAAIETNKQVKVIDRVLQSWRQRPSVNGAGGEASRRLHFHFYARPVEVKKDAEGRVAALVYERTRPNDEGGVEGTGEMREVAVQALYRAVGYFGSPLPGVPFDKRHGVIPNHEGQVLHKDSNERVPGVYATGWIKRGPVGLIGHTKSDAMETIRHVINDQGSWWTPEDPSEEAIPALLAERGVQWTDLDGWHRLDEHEIALGAPHERARIKVVPREEMIKISRGE; from the coding sequence ATGACCAAGCTCCGACTCGCTATCGTCGGTGCGGGCCCTGCGGGCATCTACGCCGCCGACATCCTCCTGAAGGCCGAGCGCAAGTTCGACGTGTCGATCGATCTCTTCGAGCAGCTTCCGGCGCCGTACGGTCTTGTCCGCTATGGCGTCGCCCCCGATCATCCGCGGATCAAGGGTGTCGTGTCGGCCCTGCGGGATGTGCTCGACCGCGGCGACATCCGCATCTTCGGCAACGTCCGCTTCGGTCAGGACATCACGCTCGACGACCTGAAGTCGCACTACAACGCGGTCATCTTCTCGACCGGTGCGATCCTTGATGCCGACCTCGACCTCCCCGGGATCGATGCCAAGGGCTCCTACGGCGCTGCGGACTTCGTCAGCTGGTTCGACGGTCACCCCGACGTTCCCCGCGAGTGGCCGCTGGAGGCCGAGTCGATCGCCGTCATCGGCAACGGCAACGTCGCCCTCGATGTCGCGCGCATGCTCGCGAAGCATCCCATCGACCTTCTCCCGACCGAAGTGCCGGCCAACGTCTATGAGGGACTCGAGGCATCGCCCGTCACCGACGTGCACGTGTTCGGTCGTCGCGGGCCCGCGCAGGTGAAGTTCACGCCGCTCGAGCTTCGTGAACTGGGCGAACTGCGCGATGTGGACATGGTCGTCTACGACGAGGACTTCGACTACGACGACGCGTCCCGCGCCGCGATCGAGACGAACAAGCAGGTCAAGGTCATCGACCGTGTTCTGCAGTCGTGGCGGCAGCGCCCGAGTGTCAACGGTGCCGGTGGCGAAGCATCGCGCCGTCTTCACTTCCACTTCTACGCTCGGCCGGTCGAAGTGAAGAAGGATGCCGAAGGCCGCGTGGCTGCGCTCGTCTACGAGCGCACGCGGCCCAACGACGAAGGCGGTGTCGAAGGTACGGGCGAGATGCGAGAGGTTGCCGTTCAGGCCCTCTACCGGGCGGTCGGCTACTTCGGTTCTCCGCTTCCCGGTGTGCCGTTCGACAAGCGGCACGGCGTCATCCCCAACCACGAGGGACAGGTGCTCCACAAGGACTCCAACGAACGCGTCCCCGGTGTCTACGCGACGGGATGGATCAAGCGCGGTCCCGTGGGTCTCATCGGCCACACGAAATCCGACGCCATGGAGACGATCCGTCACGTCATCAACGATCAGGGGTCGTGGTGGACCCCCGAGGATCCGTCGGAGGAGGCGATTCCGGCTCTCCTCGCGGAGCGGGGTGTCCAGTGGACGGATCTCGACGGATGGCACCGGCTCGACGAGCACGAGATCGCCCTCGGTGCGCCGCACGAGCGCGCGCGCATCAAGGTCGTTCCTCGCGAAGAGATGATCAAGATCTCGCGAGGCGAGTAG
- a CDS encoding isochorismate synthase MenF codes for MTPSAPRLRVETREIDAVEDLLPYTSPSHPLAWTRKGDGIVGFGVAHTLVHHAGHGTPPLTDRWSRLAAAADVRDDVDLPGTGLVAFGTLAFDDDSARRSILIVPSVIVGRRGGRAWITTISDVADTRDPVPVRLPEPYGPHWAGTLGPGEQTAGGYMESVRAALQAIAAGEVGKVVLARDLRGSVPAGADLRRLARALSQDYPDTWTFAVDGLIGASPETLVTVRGGSITARVLAGTASRGADADADVAASAGLASSAKDLDEHEFAVRSVLAALRPHTRALAAAEAPFTLKLPNVWHLATDVEGELAGAASALDLVRELHPTAAVAGTPTAAAIEVIRRLEPFDRGRYAGPVGWIDGTGDGEWAIALRCAQFDLDATDTAAGIAVTAYAGAGIVAGSDPETELLETRVKFRPIVDALA; via the coding sequence GTGACACCCTCGGCCCCGCGACTCCGCGTGGAAACCCGCGAGATCGACGCGGTCGAAGACCTGCTCCCCTACACATCGCCGTCGCATCCTCTCGCGTGGACGCGCAAGGGCGACGGGATCGTCGGATTCGGTGTCGCCCACACCCTCGTGCACCATGCGGGTCACGGCACTCCGCCGCTCACGGATCGCTGGTCCCGGCTCGCTGCCGCGGCAGACGTCCGCGACGACGTCGACCTTCCGGGAACGGGCCTCGTGGCGTTCGGGACGCTCGCCTTCGACGACGACTCGGCACGCCGGAGCATCCTCATCGTCCCGTCCGTCATCGTCGGCCGCCGAGGGGGCCGTGCGTGGATCACGACGATCAGCGACGTCGCGGACACGCGGGACCCCGTGCCCGTTCGCCTGCCCGAGCCCTACGGTCCGCATTGGGCGGGAACCCTCGGTCCCGGGGAGCAGACCGCGGGCGGTTACATGGAGTCGGTGCGCGCAGCCCTGCAGGCGATCGCCGCCGGCGAGGTCGGCAAGGTCGTGCTGGCGCGTGATCTCCGCGGTTCCGTCCCCGCGGGCGCGGACCTCCGCCGCCTCGCGCGTGCGCTCTCGCAGGACTACCCCGACACGTGGACGTTCGCCGTCGACGGACTCATCGGGGCGAGCCCTGAGACCCTCGTGACGGTGCGTGGCGGTTCGATCACCGCCCGTGTGCTCGCCGGTACGGCGTCGCGCGGAGCCGATGCCGACGCCGACGTCGCGGCATCCGCCGGCCTCGCGTCGAGCGCGAAGGACCTCGATGAGCACGAGTTCGCCGTCCGCAGCGTCCTGGCCGCTCTCCGCCCGCACACGCGCGCCCTCGCCGCGGCGGAGGCACCGTTCACCCTCAAGCTCCCGAACGTGTGGCACCTCGCGACCGACGTGGAAGGCGAGCTGGCGGGCGCGGCATCCGCTCTCGATCTCGTGCGCGAACTGCACCCGACCGCGGCGGTCGCCGGGACACCGACGGCAGCGGCGATCGAGGTGATCCGTCGCCTCGAACCCTTCGATCGCGGACGCTACGCGGGTCCGGTCGGCTGGATCGACGGCACGGGCGACGGCGAGTGGGCGATCGCGCTCCGGTGCGCGCAGTTCGACCTGGATGCCACGGACACGGCTGCCGGCATCGCCGTCACCGCGTATGCGGGAGCGGGCATCGTCGCCGGCAGCGATCCCGAGACGGAGCTGCTCGAGACCCGAGTGAAGTTCCGCCCCATCGTCGACGCACTCGCGTAG
- a CDS encoding class I SAM-dependent methyltransferase, which yields MFDQVAKRYDLTNDVLSLGNDRFWRAATTRAVAPRAGERILDLAAGTGASSVSFARSGAHVVAADFSPGMIAEGRRRHGGIRNLEFREADATDLPFADDEFDAVTMSFGLRNVNEPRTALAELLRVTRPGGRLVVCEFSHPPSRAFAGLYRFYNDRVLPVVAKAMSSNADAYDYLNESIRDWPDQPTLSAWIRDAGWSEVAYRNLSFGIVALHRAVKPV from the coding sequence ATGTTCGACCAGGTCGCGAAGCGCTACGACCTCACGAACGACGTCCTGAGTCTTGGCAACGACCGCTTCTGGCGGGCCGCCACGACGCGCGCCGTCGCCCCTCGAGCGGGCGAGCGCATCCTGGATCTCGCGGCGGGCACGGGTGCGTCGAGCGTCTCCTTCGCGCGCAGCGGTGCGCACGTCGTGGCCGCGGACTTCTCTCCGGGGATGATCGCCGAGGGCAGGCGCCGACACGGCGGCATCCGCAATCTCGAGTTCCGCGAAGCGGATGCGACGGATCTGCCGTTCGCCGACGACGAATTCGACGCCGTGACGATGTCCTTCGGCCTGCGCAACGTCAACGAGCCTCGGACGGCACTCGCGGAACTCCTGCGCGTCACGCGTCCGGGCGGACGACTCGTCGTCTGCGAGTTCTCGCACCCGCCGTCGCGGGCATTCGCGGGTCTGTACCGCTTCTACAACGACCGCGTCCTCCCGGTCGTCGCCAAAGCGATGAGTTCGAATGCCGATGCATACGACTACTTGAACGAGTCGATCCGGGATTGGCCCGATCAGCCCACATTGTCGGCGTGGATCCGCGACGCCGGGTGGAGCGAGGTCGCGTACCGCAATCTGTCGTTCGGTATCGTCGCCCTTCACCGTGCGGTAAAGCCGGTATGA